Proteins encoded within one genomic window of Carassius gibelio isolate Cgi1373 ecotype wild population from Czech Republic chromosome A4, carGib1.2-hapl.c, whole genome shotgun sequence:
- the LOC127970878 gene encoding uncharacterized protein LOC127970878: protein MPYKLWRVKVLCPNPACGQHQLTGGGLHKRARQVLDIDRTYNMVTETLICTKCRASHVSWSQTVLQQLDLGHRSEFQVILTRKYACDMRVIRLLRERGLGNSPTRVIKQLRENHSEQWLHRLARYTTQCVDFLNQPGVMPVNFQEPPEPTVVPSCKWLLTVYSQDILTRLDEIHARITSTYGSVLKMDSTKKITKKLAGTARGTGLWLTSVGNEFGQVLISVLTAQEGAGLDMMVDGLVKRYQQAGVNPPSVLYVDCGCCSEVSESKLKTRFRGWPDLMIRLDIWHFMRRIALGCTTDAHQLYPIFMSRLSACIFEWDAADVSILRKAKRELLMSQGWPALTDEDVNKHLTREELALHCRRRTRGEETTILLLEQLLTELLSSKGNDSLGVPLLDRERMEHIWCVQKKHIKCIQDPLGVALYTETGSLTKGGVLLKTYRCARGSTSLESFHLHLNRFIPGTSANSLNFQIYLLEGLHRWNQDREAASMSSEPSALRSYTGELVHCVNSNYEKLFGRKVVPTFCPPARYTGELIGVQYLFQQTGQALQDMNPDSEETAELIEELNVEERDEDEGFCDVSEDHTIADPEDVLSPPSSTLTLGSSTMVTSSDTAVLGSTSPSLVPDPTPAPSSPGPSGTAVPPFPSETSVSPLSSEPEDAGQDDDDDEETAVDYQNVPGYQHVDKLAEYLVELRGHTALSLTNQEASTIIELWQNLADQDKQRVVYAARHQKRLLSGRFRVPKRPTKTPGVESTIRSVLGASSAPAQWPDCCRLVETIFIRLCNTHPSPKRKGKGTLSRWSLILQDYRRIRQLVLGNSLVMGGTSMQLVEVNQNTLIQWYNNRQKKQELSVLIQGIQLPQPLPEAQEPLQAAKRLRTEPEQSGEQHQYKLPESTAGQAKQRHTSTGRPPLRPKAPTQTTMLVTPSAPGASVQMVPNILIPAAPGFPGVPMLQGVPMFQGMPMAQRLPMVQGMQMVQGMPMVQRMPMVQGMPMVQGIPMVQGMPVVQGMPLLHPTVVQGTSSQPAANPQTMPKRPYKRTVEANTCKKCGHFKTSATGHSQYRGKVYCPQSETVTKEQWLEEMRRTVPK from the exons ATGCCATACAAGCTGTGGAGGGTTAAGGTTCTCTGTCCCAATCCAGCCTGCGGACAACATCAGCTGACAGGAGGTGGTCTGCACAAAAGGGCACGGCAGGTTCTAGACATTGACAGAACATACAATATGGTCACAGAAACCCTTATCTGTACAAAGTGTAGAGCCTCGCATGTGTCCTGGAGTCAGACTGTCCTGCAACAGCTAGATCTGGGCCATCGCTCTGAGTTTCAGGTCATCCTCACGCGGAA GTACGCCTGTGATATGCGGGTCATCAGGCTCTTGCGTGAGCGTGGCTTAGGCAATAGTCCCACTAGGGTGATAAAGCAGCTGCGTGAAAACCACAGCGAGCAGTGGCTCCATCGTCTGGCCCGGTACACCACCCAATGTGTTGACTTCCTCAATCAACCCGGGGTGATGCCAGTAAATTTCCAGGAGCCCCCAGAGCCTACGGTGGTGCCAAGCTGCAAGTGGTTGCTCACCGTTTACAGCCAAGACATTCTGACCAGGCTGGATGAAATCCATGCCAGAATAACATCCACCTATGGCTCTGTCTTGAAGATGGATTCTACTAAAAAG ATCACCAAGAAGCTGGCTGGGACAGCGAGGGGAACGGGACTCTGGCTTACCTCTGTTGGCAACGAGTTTGGTCAGGTGCTCATAAGTGTGCTGACAGCCCAGGAAGGAGCAGGACTTGACATGATGGTAGACGGTCTGGTGAAAAGATACCAGCAGGCTGGTGTAAATCCACCTTCTGTGTTGTACGTGGACTGTGGGTGCTGCAGTGAGGTGAGCGAGAGCAAGCTGAAAACCAGGTTTAGGGGCTGGCCAGATCTCATGATACGCTTGGACATCTGGCATTTTATGCGCAGGATTGCCTTGGGGTGTACAACTGATGCCCATCAGTTGTACCCCATTTTCATGTCACGGCTATCAGCATGCATCTTTGAATGGGATGCAGCTGACGTCTCTATCCTTCGCAAAGCAAAGAGAGAGCTGTTGATGTCccagggttggcctgcgctgacAGATGAAGATGTAAACAAGCATCTGACCAGGGAGGAGCTGGCTCTACATTGCCGGAGGAGGACCCGTGGAGAGGAGACTACCATCCTTCTCCTTGAACAACTGCTTACAGAACTCCTGAGCAGCAAGGGAAATGACTCTCTGGGGGTTCCTCTCTTGGATCGAGAAAGGATGGAGCACATCTGGTGTGTCCAAAAGAAGCACATCAAGTGTATCCAAGACCCTCTTGGTGTTGCCCTCTATACTGAGACCGGGAGCCTAACCAAGGGAGGTGTGCTTCTGAAGACTTACAGATGTGCCAGAGGCTCCACTTCTCTTGAATCCTTTCATTTACACCTTAACCGTTTCATCCCAG GGACCAGTGCAAACAGTCTGAACTTTCAGATTTATTTGTTGGAGGGTCTACACAGGTGGAACCAGGATCGGGAGGCAGCTTCCATGTCATCTGAGCCATCAGCTTTACGCAGCTACACAGGAGAACTTGTTCACTGTGTAAACAGCAATTATGAAAAGCTGTTTGGCAGGAAAGTGGTCCCCACGTTTTGTCCCCCTGCACGTTACACcg GTGAGCTCATTGGAGTGCAGTATCTATTCCAGCAGACTGGTCAGGCACTGCAGGACATGAACCCAGACTCTGAAGAGACGGCAGAGCTCATCGAGGAACTTAATGTGGAGGAGCGAGATGAAGATGAGGGCTTCTGTGATGTCAGCGAGGATCACACAATTGCAGATCCCGAGGATGTTCTGTCACCTCCCTCCTCCACTCTGACACTGGGTTCTTCCACCATGGTCACCAGCAGTGACACGGCTGTACTGGGTTCCACATCCCCTTCACTGGTCCCTGATCCTACACCTGCTCCTTCATCACCTGGACCCTCGGGGACTGCTGTGCCACCTTTTCCCTCTGAAACATCTGTTTCACCACTCTCCTCAGAGCCAGAGGATGCTGGTcaggatgatgatgacgatgaagagaCT GCTGTTGACTACCAAAATGTCCCGGGATACCAACATGTGGACAAGCTGGCCGAATATCTGGTGGAGCTCCGGGGTCACACAGCCCTTAGCCTGACCAATCAGGAAGCCAGCACCATAATTGAACTTTGGCAGAACCTGGCTGACCAGGACAAGCAACGGGTGGTGTATGCAGCTAGACACCAGAAGAGACTGCTGAGTGGACGCTTCAGAGTACCAAAGAGGCCCACTAAAACCCCAGGAGTAGAGAGCACCATCAGAAGTGTGCTGGGAGCAAGCAGCGCACCTGCTCAGTGGCCTGACTGTTGCCGTCTGGTGGAAACCATCTTCATCAGGCTTTGCAACACCCACCCAAGCCCCAAGAGAAAAGGCAAGGGAACGCTGTCGAGATGGTCTCTAATCCTCCAGGATTACAGGAGGATAAGGCAGCTTGTACTGGGCAACAGCTTGGTGATGGGAGGAACCTCAATGCAGCTGGTGGAGGTTAACCAGAATACCCTGATTCAGTGGTATAACAACAGACAGAAAAAGCAGGAACTGTCTGTGCTGATTCAGGGCATTCAGTTGCCTCAGCCCCTCCCTGAAGCTCAGGAACCTCTCCAGGCTGCCAAACGCCTACGGACTGAGCCAGAACAATCAGGGGAGCAGCACCAGTACAAGCTACCAGAGAGCACAGCAGGTCAGGCAAAACAGAGGCACACCTCTACTGGGCGACCTCCTCTCAGACCCAAGGCACCAACACAGACTACTATGTTGGTTACGCCATCAGCACCTGGAGCATCAGTGCAGATGGTACCCAATATACTTATACCTGCAGCACCAGGTTTCCCGGGTGTGCCAATGCTTCAGGGTGTGCCAATGTTCCAGGGCATGCCAATGGCTCAAAGACTGCCAATGGTCCAGGGCATGCAAATGGTCCAGGGCATGCCAATGGTCCAGAGGATGCCAATGGTTCAGGGAATGCCAATGGTTCAGGGAATCCCGATGGTCCAGGGAATGCCAGTGGTTCAGGGGATGCCACTGTTACATCCTACAGTTGTGCAGGGCACAAGTTCACAACCAGCTGCCAATCCCCAAACCATGCCTAAGAGACCCTACAAGAGAACTGTAGAGGCGAACACTTGCAAGAAATGCGGACATTTCAAAACCAGTGCAACAGGACATAGCCAGTACAGGGGCAAAGTATACTGCCCACAGTCTGAAACTGTTACAAAAGAACAGTGGTTAGAGGAAATGCGGAGAACTGTTcccaaataa